The genomic window GGCACAGTGGATCCCTTCATCTTGTTGCTCCCCTGCCATGagcggggaggaggaagggaacatGGCCATTGCCTCGCAGGTCTAAGTTTTCTTCCTcaggaggagggatgggggggtTTGCGTTTGTGCGTGCAAGCGTGTGGCTGCGGGAATAGGTAAGgtatgtggggagggaggggttttTCCATCTCCCTGAATGGATTTGGGAGCAGGGTTGCCTCCCTTGCCCAGGATTCTCTCCtctggcttctccctccctcccagggccCCATCAGCCTTACTCACATTTCTCAAGGCCTGTTTTTGGATCCTGGACTCTCCAGGCAGCGTCTTCATCCACTCTGTGTTGAGGAGAGAGCGGTCATGCAGGGGAGGCAAGGGGGAGGGAATGactgtggaggggaaggaggggaccaTTCCGGGAGGAATGTTGTAGGGAATGAATTATTtgcataaacaaaatagaaaaaaaaaaaaaaaaaaagagaaccctTCTGTTTCAAGTttattgtagttttggttttgaAATCCCCGATGGTGGGGCCACCTGCTGGCCTGTCTGGGGAAGGGCTAAGAAGATGGCCCGAATTTTCAGAATGGAGGAGACTTTGGTAGGAAGCCCAGACTTACCGGCTTCTAAATCTGATCTGTATTCTCCCTTTCTTTGGGGACTGCTGCTGTCTTTACCGAGTTCTCATGCCAAAGGCAATGGAAATCACAGTTGAGGAGGGGACTCTCTTTTCTGCAGTGTCCTGTTCCACTAACCTGGTTCTTCCTGCCCTTAGTCACCCAGGAATGGGTTTTAATGCCCAGGGTAGTGTGACAGGAACCAAGGTCAAAGAGGGCATGGCAGGAGCAGACAGAAGAGAATGGAGTCTGGTTGCACTGGGGCCCCAGCCTACTTTCCCCGTGAATGACCCTAGACATGGAACATGGATTCCTATGTCAGGGTGAAACCTACAGCAGGACTTGGGTCTGTTTTAAGACCCTTCCTTCTCACTTCAGTGAACTCAGACCTGCCAGTGAACTTGGCTCTTAGAGAGGCAAAGGAAGCTGAGTGAGGGTAGAGACATCCTCTTCTTCTCCGCATCTGGTCAAGTGTTTCAGCCCTTGAGTGTCATGGATGCCCAGGGCTAGGCAGACAGTGTGGCTGTGTACCCACAGTGACTTGGTCTTTTCTGAGAGAAAGCCAGGGCTCTGGGAGGGTGCCTTCTGTGCCCCAGGCCAGAGTCTCCCAGTTCATAAAGTCTGTTCTTTGTGGAAGCCTTTCTTCCTTAATTCCTCATGGCTCAATTACCGTGTGGCGATGGATTCCAGAGAGAGGCTCAGGCAGAGCTGGCCTCCGCGTTGTAGGCCTTTGTAGTCTGTCCTGCTTGTTCCTCCAAATAGATtaattcctccttccctccacccacccacccctttcATCCCTCCGTTTATGGCCTACCTGTTTAATAGGCTAGGCCCTACCCAAGCAATGGATTGCAAGGACTCACAAAGGTGGGGCGGTTCACCATGAGGCAGTGACCAAGTCTGCTCTGAATGTGGGGAGAGAGCAGGTGCAGTAAGATACCATGtcaaccgggcgcctgggtggttcagtgggttaagccgctgccttcggctcaggtcatgatctcagggtcctgggatcgagtcccacatcgggctctctgctcagcgggggggcctgcttccctttctctctgtgatctcttcccttcctctctcctactgtgatctctctgtcaaataaataaataaagtcttaaaaaaaaaaaaaagaatggtcgaGGGGaaactgcaatttaaaaaaaaaaaaaaaaaaaagataccacgtCAACCAAGGTGTGGCGCGTCCCTCCAGCAGGCCTGTATGTCCGAGCTGAGGAAGGAATCTGATGGCAGGGCTGATCCAGGACATAATTCCTGACATGACCCATGACCTTGGcaggtcagaaaagaaaaaacgaCGGAGAAGGATAAGAACTTGTtaagaagatgagaaaaaaggattttttttttaaaggttctgtttatttgtcagagagagagagagaactcacaagcctggggagtggcaggtagagggagaagcaggctccccgctgagcaaggagcctgatatgggacttgatcccagaaccccggggtcatgacttgagctgaaggcagacgattaaccaactgagtcacccaggcatcccaagaaggGGAATCTTGTCTAGAAAATTGCATATTAGCATTTTGACAGCACtgtatgtgtgcatgcgtgtCTTGGGCTCATAGTGGGGGCAGAatggcagagatcacaggtaaggaGCAGGTGGTCCAACAAGGTAACTCTTAGCTGGAGTTCTCCTGTCAATCACAGGGATTCTGAATTCTGTCCTCGTACGATACGACAAGGCTGCAAGTGACAAACCTGGGCTTCGTCAGCTCggtcccagccctgcctcccctctgcctggccaCTCAAAGGAACATTTACTTGCACATTTGTTGTATATACCCTTGACTTACACcaaggacagaaagaagaaagagccaTATGAAGATTACTCCTGCACTGGTTTAAAGACCAGTATCAAAGACATTTTCTACTTTACCATTTATTCCTCTCAGGTTTTGGTTCTGGGGAAAAATGTTTCTCTCTTAAAGTAATGGTAGGTAACCTTATGTGGATAGATCTAGACATCTAGATCCATATAGAGCCATTTgttatatacttttttccttGGCAGGGAGAAACATCATTTTTtcgataataaaaacaaaataaaatgaacacatgctcattaaataaaatttagcaaACTTTAGCAACTACAGAAGAATAGGGGAAAAAACAGCCAAAATTATACCACCTAAAACAACTtcattgaaaagattttatttattcattatttatttatttgacacagagagagagagtacaagcagggggagcagcaggcagagggaggaggagaagcaggttccccaacaAGGAGGGAGctcgactcagggctcaatcccaggatgccagaatcatgaccagagctgaaggcagatgcttaacctaccaaAACATCCAGgtcccccaagatttatttattttattttagagagagagagaaaaagagagagcaaacacaagtggaggagcagagggagagagaatcccaggccgACTCCACACTGATCGCAGAGCCCTAGAGGGGGTTCAAtcccacatccctgagatcacgacctaagcccaaaccagaagtcagacacttaactgactgagccacccaggcggccctttGGGTGTTTTTAATAGTCTTTTATACTTAGGTTTAAAAATGGtttagaaaaatcaaagtaaaatgcatgtatgtataattttaaatccTGTTGTTTTTCAAAGATCAACTTAACCGTTAACCAGGTAGCTGACTGGACCTTCAATGCTACCAAATTTGCTCTCTTCTGTTTTAtggtattagttttctatttccATTTGAACAATCGTATTTGACTTATGTCTTTCACGGTAAATCACCTCAAGACCTTATTAAGTGTTATAGAGCTGGTCTTCTCAGGTGGAGCCCAGACCCGGGTGTCCAGCAGTGCTGGGGGTGTCAGCCCCACCAtccagcccagtgctgggctcagcTTGGGGTCTAGGGGATGGGGCCAGGAAAGTGTGAGCCAGGTGTTGCCATCTTCACTGAAGCAGGAATTCCCAGGGAGGACCTGTGAGGATGTGGGGATTAGGAAGGGGGAAGCACAGTAGGTCTTGAGGACAATTGCAAAGTACTGCAGTGTCCTAGTAAGCACATGGCCTTGGCAGTTCTGTCCCAGCTGTGGGTTTTGGGAAAGACACTTTATGtccctgggcttcagtttcctcatttgtgaaatgtaAGTAATAACACCTCCATGGCAAACTTGCTGTGAGGATTCAATGAAATAACCCGGGAAGCGTCTGGTACGGAGAACACGGAAGGCAAAATGGGCTATTTACTAGAATTGCAGCTAGGAGATTTGGTGGTGGTGAAACCAATAGCTTGAAAGTGTGGAGGCCAACTAGAGGGGCTTGGGAATGTCTCAGAACTGAAAGCAGTTAAAACCACATCACCCATACCCCATTTGAACTGGGTAATGGGAAGGTGACGGTCTCCCAGGAGAGCACAGAAGAAGCCATATCTGCAGGAGATGAAGTTTAAAAGGAAACTGGCTGAGGTGTCCAGTGCTTCCCTGGAAGGAAGgtagaggaggagaaggaggaggcactgggaaggaggaggagttCTCTCCCAGCCGGGACAGGGCAGCAGTCACTAGAATAGGGATTCCCTGCTCCCATCCCCATCTCTGAGCTGgtcctccctcctcaccctctcCTGGGGGACAGGGGCAGTCCCCAGCTGAGTGTCCCTGCTCAAGCGCCCCCTGGCTCAGTCCTTCCCGTCCATCACTGCCTTGATCCAGTCCAGGTAGTTGAGCACTTTGGTGTAGAAGCCATAGCCCTTGCCACAGCCCACGCCCCAGGAGACGATGCCCGTGGCCACCCAGCGATGGGCACGCTCATCCCACACCACAAAGACGCCACCGCTGTCCCCCTGGCAGACACTCTGCTGCCTCATCTCGTCCCCTGCACAGAACATGTTGGCTGAAAACAGCTCAGACCTCTGCCTCTCTCGGAGCCAGGCCCGGCAGGCGGCCCGTGGGGCCACGGGCAGGCTTGTGTATTTCAGCTCGGTGGTTAACCAGCCCCTGTCCACACCGAACCCGCTGACCAAGCCCCACACACCACTGCGGTAGAGGGCCTCGCGCTCCGGCAGGCAGACCGGGAGCAGGCCGGGGCCCAGTGGCACGCTCCGTTGCAGCTCCAGGAGCGCAATGTCGCCGTCAAAGTTGTGGGACTCCTGCGGCTGGTAGTCCGGGTGCACCACCACGCGGCGCACGGGGTGGCTCCCCAGCCGCAGCATCTCGTCGATGCTCGTGTGGCCCAGGAACACGTCCACGCTCCGGTTCCTCCCGACGAAGATGCCGTCCTTGGGATAGATGGTGTGGGCCGCAGTGAGGATCCACCTGTCGCCCAGCAGGGCCCCGCCCCCGCGGCCGTAGATGTTGGTGAAAGCTTGCCAGGGGAAGTTGCCTGGCTTGGCTTTGGAGGAACCCAGGGCCTCCTGGTTCTTGGCGATGGGGGTGACGGGCcggccacagactgggagagaaGAGACACGTATAGGTGACATCAGCAGCTGCATCAAGGAGCACTTGTTACAGACCTGCTTCCGAGAAGCgctctcctccctgcttcctggacactttcttttttaaaaaagaatctctctTATTTTACCTTAgcaataggattaaaaaaaattaattccagcgtcatttttttttaattccagcgTCATTAACACACAGCTTATGTTAGTTTTAAGTACACAATACAGTGATCAGACAGGCCGACACATCACTGAGAAGTGTGCTCTTGGTCCCCTTCCCCTGTGTCCCCC from Mustela lutreola isolate mMusLut2 chromosome 8, mMusLut2.pri, whole genome shotgun sequence includes these protein-coding regions:
- the C1RL gene encoding complement C1r subcomponent-like protein isoform X2, which encodes MSNSRCLVSEWGNDHWRSPHSTSCPGKMWWLLLWEVLQACPTQGSVLLAQQLPQQLTSPGYPEPYLRGQESTTDIEAPEGFAVRLVFQDFDLEPSQDCEQDSVTVSFGVNHSLPISAREDNPSQIQNHCREPYYQAVPAGTLTCTPQFPWKKAQDREELPHCVPVCGRPVTPIAKNQEALGSSKAKPGNFPWQAFTNIYGRGGGALLGDRWILTAAHTIYPKDGIFVGRNRSVDVFLGHTSIDEMLRLGSHPVRRVVVHPDYQPQESHNFDGDIALLELQRSVPLGPGLLPVCLPEREALYRSGVWGLVSGFGVDRGWLTTELKYTSLPVAPRAACRAWLRERQRSELFSANMFCAGDEMRQQSVCQGDSGGVFVVWDERAHRWVATGIVSWGVGCGKGYGFYTKVLNYLDWIKAVMDGKD
- the C1RL gene encoding complement C1r subcomponent-like protein isoform X3: MSNSRCLVSEWGNDHWRSPHSTSCPGKMWWLLLWEVLQACPTQGSVLLAQQLPQQLTSPGYPEPYLRGQESTTDIEAPEGFAVRLVFQDFDLEPSQDCEQDSVTVSFGTLTCTPQFPWKKAQDREELPHCVPVCGRPVTPIAKNQEALGSSKAKPGNFPWQAFTNIYGRGGGALLGDRWILTAAHTIYPKDGIFVGRNRSVDVFLGHTSIDEMLRLGSHPVRRVVVHPDYQPQESHNFDGDIALLELQRSVPLGPGLLPVCLPEREALYRSGVWGLVSGFGVDRGWLTTELKYTSLPVAPRAACRAWLRERQRSELFSANMFCAGDEMRQQSVCQGDSGGVFVVWDERAHRWVATGIVSWGVGCGKGYGFYTKVLNYLDWIKAVMDGKD
- the C1RL gene encoding complement C1r subcomponent-like protein isoform X1, translating into MSNSRCLVSEWGNDHWRSPHSTSCPGKMWWLLLWEVLQACPTQGSVLLAQQLPQQLTSPGYPEPYLRGQESTTDIEAPEGFAVRLVFQDFDLEPSQDCEQDSVTITASGMDPSRFCGQQGAPLGSPPGQMEFVSPGNRLRLTFRAPASSQDRTTDLHKGFLALYQAARVNHSLPISAREDNPSQIQNHCREPYYQAVPAGTLTCTPQFPWKKAQDREELPHCVPVCGRPVTPIAKNQEALGSSKAKPGNFPWQAFTNIYGRGGGALLGDRWILTAAHTIYPKDGIFVGRNRSVDVFLGHTSIDEMLRLGSHPVRRVVVHPDYQPQESHNFDGDIALLELQRSVPLGPGLLPVCLPEREALYRSGVWGLVSGFGVDRGWLTTELKYTSLPVAPRAACRAWLRERQRSELFSANMFCAGDEMRQQSVCQGDSGGVFVVWDERAHRWVATGIVSWGVGCGKGYGFYTKVLNYLDWIKAVMDGKD